GATGTCGTCGTCGACGATCAGCACTTTCTGGCCACCGAACCGCACTCCGCGCGCGGACTGCGGCGCGCTCTCCTGCTCGGTCACCGTCATCCACTGCTCGGACCGCTGCTCGCCCTGCGGCAGGCCCCGGCGCCGGCGCCTGAAGAGCGCCGCGGGACCGTTCTGCGTCTCCCGGTACGACTTCACCTCGGCCGGAGTCTCGATCTCCACCGCGGACAGTTCCAAGGACTGCCTGGCCTCGGAGGCGAGGAGCTCGCCGGCCTCCAGCGGGGGCACGGACTGCTGGTAGCCCTGCGGCGGCAGTTCGCTCGGGTGCAGCGGCAGGTACAGCGTGAACGTCGAGCCGCGTCCCGGTTCGCTCTGCGCGTGGATCTCGCCACCGAGCAGCTGCGCGATCTCCCGGGAGATCGACAGGCCGAGGCCGGTGCCGCCGTACTTGCGGCTGGTCGTGCCGTCCGCCTGCTTGAACGCCTCGAAGATCACCCGCATCTTGCTGGCCGCGATACCGATGCCGGTGTCCGTCACCGAGAACGCGATCAGCGGCCCGTCCGGGTCGGTCAGCGAACCGGCCTCCAGCAGCTGCTCGCGGATGCCCACCGGCACGTCCGCGCCGGCCGGCCTGATCACCAGCTCCACCGACCCGGAGTCGGTGAACTTCACCGCGTTCGACAGCAGGTTGCGCAGCACCTGAAGCAGCCGCTGCTCGTCGGTGTGCAGGGTCGCGGGCAGCTCCGGGGAGACCCGTACGGACAGATCCAGGCCCTTCTCCGCGGTCAGCGGCCGGAAGGTGGCCTCCACGTAGTCCACGAGCTGTACGAGCGCGATACGCGTCGGCGAGACGTCCATCTTGCCCGCCTCGACCTTCGACAGGTCGAGGATGTCGTTGATCAACTGCAGCAGATCCGAGCCCGCGCCGTGGATGGTCTCGGCGAACTCGACCTGCTTCGGCGAGAGATTGCCCTCGGCGTTGTCGGCGAGCAACTTGGCCAGAATCAGCAGCGAGTTGAGCGGCGTACGCAGCTCGTGCGACATGTTGGCGAGGAACTCGCTCTTGTAGCGCATCGACACCGCGAGTTGCTCGGCGCGCTCCTCCAGGACCTGCCGCGCCTCCTCGATCTCGGTGTTCTTCACCTCGATGTCGCGGTTCTGCCGGGCCAGCAGTTCGGCCTTCTCCTCCAGTTCGGCGTTGGAGGCCTGCAGCGCCTTCTGCCGGTTCTCCAACTCGGCCGACCGCTCCCGCAGTTGCTCGGTCAGCTCCTGCGACTGCTTCAGCAGCTGCTCGGTCTTGGTGTTGACCGAGATGGTGTTGACGCTCGTCGCGATCATCTCGGCGATCTGGTTGAGGAAGTCCCTCTGGATCTGCGTGAACGGCGTGAAGGAGGCCAGCTCGATGACACCGAGCACATTGCCCTCGAACAGCACCGGCAGCACGATCACCTGCGCCGGCGGGGCCTCGCCGAGGCCTGAGGAGATCTTCAGATAGCCGCTCGGCGCGTTCTCCACCAGGATCGTGCGCTTCTCCTGGGCGGCCGTGCCGACCAGCGCCTCACCGGGCCGGAACGACGTCGGCATGGAGCCCATCGAGTAGCCGTACGAACCCAGCATCCGCAGCTCGTAGTTCTCCTCGCCGTCGACGGCGTCCTTGCCCTCCATCAGCGGCATCGTCAGGAAGAACGCGCCATGCTGCGCGGACACCACCGGCGTCAGCTCGCTCATGATCAGCGAGGCCACGTCCTCCAGGTCGCGCCGGCCCTGCATCAGGGCGGAGATCCGGGCCAGGTTGCCCTTGAGCCAGTCCTGCTCCTTGTTGGCGATCGTGGTGTCGCGCAGATTGGCGATCATCTTGTTGATGTAGTCCTGCAGTTCCTGGATCTCGCCGGACGCGTCGACGTCGATCTTCAGGTTCAGGTCGCCACGGGTCACCGCGGTCGCCACGCGCGCGATGGCACGCACCTGCCGGGTCAGGTTCCCGGCCATCTCGTTCACCGACTCGGTCAGATCCCGCCAGGTGCCGTCGACGTCACGCACGCGTGCCTGGCCGCCGAGCTGTCCCTCGGTACCCACTTCGCGGGCCACGCGCGTGACCTCCTCGGCGAAACTGGACAGCTGATCGACCATCGTGTTGATCGTCGTCTTCAGCTCGAGGATCTCGCCGCGGGCGTCGATGTCGATCTTCTTGGTCAGGTCACCCTTGGCGATGGCCGTGGTGACCATGGCGATGTTGCGCACCTGGCCGGTCAGGTTGGACGCCATCTGGTTCACGGACTCGGTCAGGTCCTTCCAGGTGCCGGCCACACCCGGTACGTGCGCCTGGCCGCCCAGGATGCCGTCCGTGCCCACCTCACGGGCCACCTTGGTGACCTGGTCGGCGAACGAACTCAGCGTCTTGACCATGATGTTGATGGTGTCGGCGAGCTGCGCGACCTCGCCCCGCGCCTCGATCGTCACCTGCCGCGTCAGGTCACCGTTGGCGACGGCCGCCGCGACCTGGGAGATGTTCCGCACCTGCATGGTCAGGTTGTTGGCCATCAGGTTGACGTTGTTGCTCAGGTCCTTCCAGATACCGGTGACGCCCGGCACGTGCGCCTGGCCGCCCAGGATGCCCTCGGTACCCACCTCACGGGCCACCCGGGTCACCTGCTCGGCGAAGCTCGAGAGCTGATCAACCATCGTGTTGACCGTCGTGACGAGTTCGAGAATCTCGCCCTTCGCGTCAACAGTGATCTTCTTCGACAGGTCGCCCTTGGCGACCGCCGTCGTGACCTCGGCGATGTTGCGCACCTGGATGGTCAGGTTGTTCGCCATGAAGTTCACGGACTGCGTGAGGTCCTTCCAGGTGCCGGAGACACCCTGCACCTCGGCCTGACCGCCGAGGATGCCCTCCGTGCCCACCTCACGGGCCACACGCGTGACCTCCTGGGCGAACGACGACAGCTGGTCCACCATCGTGTTCAGCGTGTTCTTCAGCTCCAGGATCTCCCCGCGCGCGTCCACGGTGATCTTCTGGGAGAGGTCACCGCGGGCCACGGCGGTGGCGACCTGCGCGATGTTGCGCACCTGGGCCGTGAGGTTGCCGGCCATGCCGTTCACGGAGTCGGTCAGGTCCCGCCATACACCGGCCACACCCGGCACCTGCGCCTGACCGCCGAGCCGGCCCTCCGTACCCACGTCCCGGGCCACCCGGGTCACCTGGTCGGCGAAGGCGGACAGCTGATCAACCATGGTGTTGATCGTGTTCTTCAGCTCAAGGATCTCGCCGCGCGCGTCAACGTCGATCTTCTGCGACAGGTCACCGCG
Above is a genomic segment from Streptomyces fodineus containing:
- a CDS encoding HAMP domain-containing protein; translated protein: MESGAATRGTKTRAKGGPSLGRRGGTTAVDTAALNRLLAALVSMRDGNFRKRLTVSGDGVMSEIAAVFNEVADRNLHLTGELSRVRRMVGREGKLTERLETGACEGSWASAIDASNALVDDLVWPVSEVSRVLTAVAEGDLSPRMELRTQAPDDGTGHPLRGEFLKVGRTVNNLVDQLSTFTDEVTRVASEVGTEGKLGGQARVRGMSGSWKDLTESVNTMANRLTAQVRDIALVTTAVARGDLSRKVTVHVAGEMLELKNTVNTMVEQLSSFSVEVTRVAREVGTEGILGGQAQVPGVAGVWKELTDSVNTMAGNLTAQVRGISQVTTAVANGDLSQKVTVPARGEVAQLAETINQMTETLRIFADEVTRVANEVGAEGRLGGQANVPGAAGTWKDLTDSVNTVFRNLTTQVRDIATVTTAVASGDLSQKVTVDVAGEMLELKNTVNGMVDQLSAFGAEVTRVAREIGVEGELGGQAQVPGAAGAWKDLTDSVNTAFRNLTGQVRNIAQVTTAVANGDLSQKVTVDVSGEMLQLKNTVNTMVDQLSSFADQVTRMARDVGTEGRLGGQARVDGVSGTWKELTDSVNFMAGNLTSQVRQIAQVTTAVARGDLSQKIDVDARGEILELKNTINTMVDQLSAFADQVTRVARDVGTEGRLGGQAQVPGVAGVWRDLTDSVNGMAGNLTAQVRNIAQVATAVARGDLSQKITVDARGEILELKNTLNTMVDQLSSFAQEVTRVAREVGTEGILGGQAEVQGVSGTWKDLTQSVNFMANNLTIQVRNIAEVTTAVAKGDLSKKITVDAKGEILELVTTVNTMVDQLSSFAEQVTRVAREVGTEGILGGQAHVPGVTGIWKDLSNNVNLMANNLTMQVRNISQVAAAVANGDLTRQVTIEARGEVAQLADTINIMVKTLSSFADQVTKVAREVGTDGILGGQAHVPGVAGTWKDLTESVNQMASNLTGQVRNIAMVTTAIAKGDLTKKIDIDARGEILELKTTINTMVDQLSSFAEEVTRVAREVGTEGQLGGQARVRDVDGTWRDLTESVNEMAGNLTRQVRAIARVATAVTRGDLNLKIDVDASGEIQELQDYINKMIANLRDTTIANKEQDWLKGNLARISALMQGRRDLEDVASLIMSELTPVVSAQHGAFFLTMPLMEGKDAVDGEENYELRMLGSYGYSMGSMPTSFRPGEALVGTAAQEKRTILVENAPSGYLKISSGLGEAPPAQVIVLPVLFEGNVLGVIELASFTPFTQIQRDFLNQIAEMIATSVNTISVNTKTEQLLKQSQELTEQLRERSAELENRQKALQASNAELEEKAELLARQNRDIEVKNTEIEEARQVLEERAEQLAVSMRYKSEFLANMSHELRTPLNSLLILAKLLADNAEGNLSPKQVEFAETIHGAGSDLLQLINDILDLSKVEAGKMDVSPTRIALVQLVDYVEATFRPLTAEKGLDLSVRVSPELPATLHTDEQRLLQVLRNLLSNAVKFTDSGSVELVIRPAGADVPVGIREQLLEAGSLTDPDGPLIAFSVTDTGIGIAASKMRVIFEAFKQADGTTSRKYGGTGLGLSISREIAQLLGGEIHAQSEPGRGSTFTLYLPLHPSELPPQGYQQSVPPLEAGELLASEARQSLELSAVEIETPAEVKSYRETQNGPAALFRRRRRGLPQGEQRSEQWMTVTEQESAPQSARGVRFGGQKVLIVDDDIRNVFALTSVLEQHGLSVLYAENGREGIEVLEQHDDVAVVLMDIMMPEMDGYATTTAIRRMPQFAGLPIIALTAKAMKGDREKAIESGASDYVTKPVDPDHLLAVMQQWMGGK